DNA from Aquipuribacter hungaricus:
GGCGTGGTGGCACTTCTCGAGGCCGTGCTCCCACGTGATCTGGTTCGTCCGGACCAGCTCGGCCAGGTGCTGGTCGAGGGTGTGCATGCCGTGCTGCGCGCCGGCCTGCATGGCGGAGTAGATCTGGTGGGTCTTGCCCTCGCGGATGAGGTTCCGGATACCCGGCGTCGCGATCATGATCTCGGTCGCGACGACGCGTCCCCGGCCGTCGGCCCGCTTGCACAGCGTCTGGCAGACCACGCCCTGGATCGCCCCGGCCAGTTGCGTGCGCACCTGCTGCTGCTGGTGCGGCGGGAACACGTCGATGACGCGGTCGATGGTCTGCGCTGCGTCGGCCGTGTGCAGCGTGCCGAACACGAGGTGGCCGGTCTCGGCGGCGGTGAGGGCGACGTGGATGGTCTCCAGGTCGCGCATCTCGCCGACGAGGATGATGTCCGGGTCCTGGCGCAGCACGTGCTTGAGGGCGTTGCCGAAGGACTTGGTGTCCTCCCCCACCTCGCGCTGGTTGACGATGCAGCTCTTGTGGTGGTGGAGGAACTCGATGGGGTCCTCGACGGTCATGATGTGGTCGCACCGGGTGCGGTTGGCGTGGTCGACGACCGAGGCGAGCGTCGTCGACTTGCCCGAGCCGGTGGGCCCGGTGACGAGGACCATGCCGCGGGGCAGGCCCGCGAAGTTGTTGACGACCGGCGGGACGCCGAGCTCCTCCAGCGGCTTGATCTCGAACGGGATGACCCGGAACGCGGCGCCGAGGGACTCCCTCTGGCGGTAGATGTTCACGCGGAAGCGGGACCGGCCCGGCACGGAGTAGGCGAAGTCGAGCTCCAGCGCCTGCTCGAACGTCTCGCGCTGGCGCTGGGTGAGGATCGAGTACAGGACCCGCTGGGTCTCCAGCGCGGTGAGGACGGGCATGTCGTCCAGCTGCCGCAGCTCGCCGTTGACGCGCATCGCGGGCGAGGCGCCCGTGGTCACGTGCAGGTCCGAGCCGCCGGCGTCCAGCAGCCGGCACAGCACGTCGTTGAGGTCGAGCTCCTGCGGCACGGGCACCGCCGCCTCGGGCTGGACCTCGGCCGGCGCGGGGTCCGCCCAGCCGGCCTGGTCGTCGCCGTAGGCCTGCTCGTACCCGCCGGACCAGCCGGCCGCGTCGTCGTGGGCGTGCTGCCCGGGCACCGGGTAGGCGTCGCCGGCGTGCGGGGCCTGCTCGTACGGCTGCTCGTAGGTGGGCTCGTACGCCGGCTGGTAGGCGGGCTGCTGGACGGCCGCCGGGGCCAGCGTCGGCAGGGCGGTCGCAGGCTCCGACCAGGCCGCGGCGGTGGCGCTGGACGGGGACAGCGTGGGCGTCCACGCCTGCGCGGCGGGCGGGGGCACGGCGGCGCCGGCGGGACCGCCGACCGGCTGGTAGGCCTCCGGCGGCGGTACCCGGCCGGGGACCTGGCCGTCGTCGAAGGCGAAGCTGTGCGGCTGGTAGCCCTGCTCGCTCACGTGTCATCCCTGCTGTCGTCGCTGCCGGTGGGTCGCTCGCAGGACCGTGCGGCTGCCCGGGTCCCCCTCGGGGTGTCGGCCCGCGGGCGGGGTCCCTTGAGGCGGGACCTCACGCGACCACCCGCAGGATCTCGTCGATGGTCGTCCGGCCGGCCCGGACCTTGGCCATGCCGTCCTGGCGCAGCGTGGTCATCCCCTGCTCGCGCGCGACGGCGGCGATCTCGGTGGACGAGGCCCGCGTGACGGTGAGGCGCTCGATCTCCTCGCTCACCGTCATCACCTCGTGCAGCGCGAGCCGGCCCTTGTAGCCGGTCTTGGAGCAGGCCGGGCAGCCGACCGGGCGCATGAGCGTCGGGACCGGCTCGTCCCGGAGCAGGCCGAAGCCGACGGCGTCCAGGTCGGCGCGCTCCGGCGTGTACTCCTCGGCGCACTTGCTGCACAGCTTCCGGGCCAGCCGCTGGGCCAGCACCGCGTCCAGCGCGGAGCCGACGAGGAACGGCTCGACGTCCATCTCGGTCAGGCGCGTGATGGCGCTCGGCGCGTCGTTGGTGTGCAGGGTGGACAGCACGAGGTGGCCGGTGAGCGCGGCCTCGACGGCGATCTGCGCGGTCTCGTGGTCGCGGATCTCGCCGAGCAGCACCACGTCGGGGTCGGAGCGGAGGATCGAGCGCAGCGCCGCGGCGAACGTGAGGCCCGCCTTGGGGTTGACCTGCACCTGGTTGATGCCGGGCAGCCGGT
Protein-coding regions in this window:
- a CDS encoding PilT/PilU family type 4a pilus ATPase; protein product: MSEQGYQPHSFAFDDGQVPGRVPPPEAYQPVGGPAGAAVPPPAAQAWTPTLSPSSATAAAWSEPATALPTLAPAAVQQPAYQPAYEPTYEQPYEQAPHAGDAYPVPGQHAHDDAAGWSGGYEQAYGDDQAGWADPAPAEVQPEAAVPVPQELDLNDVLCRLLDAGGSDLHVTTGASPAMRVNGELRQLDDMPVLTALETQRVLYSILTQRQRETFEQALELDFAYSVPGRSRFRVNIYRQRESLGAAFRVIPFEIKPLEELGVPPVVNNFAGLPRGMVLVTGPTGSGKSTTLASVVDHANRTRCDHIMTVEDPIEFLHHHKSCIVNQREVGEDTKSFGNALKHVLRQDPDIILVGEMRDLETIHVALTAAETGHLVFGTLHTADAAQTIDRVIDVFPPHQQQQVRTQLAGAIQGVVCQTLCKRADGRGRVVATEIMIATPGIRNLIREGKTHQIYSAMQAGAQHGMHTLDQHLAELVRTNQITWEHGLEKCHHAEDYQRLTGRG